DNA from Devosia yakushimensis:
CCACACATGCATATTTCAGCTCGGTGAACTCCAATAGGCCATGGGCGGACCCCTCGCGGGAATTGCCGCTTTCCTTGACGCCGCCGAAGGGCGCCAGTTCGGTGGAGATGAGGCCGGTATTGATGCCGACCATGCCATATTCCAGCCTTTCCATGACGCGGAACAGCCTTGCGGCGTTCTGGGAATAGAAATATGCGGCAAGCCCGGTTTCAGTGGCATTGGCGGCTTCGATCACCTCGTCTTCGGTGGTGAAGCGGAAGACCGGGGCCAGGGGGCCGAAGGTTTCTTCCTGCGCCAGCACCATGTCGCCGGTAACCCCGGTGAGCACGGTGGGTTCGAAGAAAGTCTGGCCCAGTTCATGCCGCTTGCCACCCAGCTCGAGCGAAGCGCCCTTGGCGAGGGCGTCGGCAATGTGGGTTTCCACCTTCTCCACGGCATCCTCGGTGATCAGCGGACCCTGCACCACACCCTCGGCAAAGCCGTCGCCGACCTTGAGTGCGCGGACTTTGGCGATGAGCTTTTCGACAAAGGCGTCATGCACCTTGTCCTGCACGTAGATGCGGTTGGTGCAGACGCAGGTCTGGCCCATATTGCGGAATTTGGAGAGGATGGCGCCCTCGACCGCCGCATCGATATCGGCATCGTCGAAGACGATGAAGGGGGCGTTGCCACCCAGTTCGAGCGCCACTTTCTTGACCGTGCTGGCGGCCTGGCGCATCAGGATCTTGCCCACTTCGGTGGAGCCGGTAAAGCCCACCAACCGCACCTTGGGATGGCTGGTCAGCACCCCGCCAATGGCGATGGCATCGCCGGTCAGCACATTGACCGCACCAGCCGGAAAGCCGGCGCGCTGGGCCAGTTCGGCCAGTGCCAGGGCGGTCAGCGGGGTTTCGGGCGCGGGTTTGAGCACCACTGTGCAACCGGCCGCCAAAGCCGGGGCGATCTTGCGGGTGATCATGGCGGCGGGGAAATTCCACGGGGTGATCGCCGCGACCACGCCAATGGGCTGGCGCAGCACCATGATGCGGGCATCGGCGCGGTGCGACGGCAGCAATTCGCCCGCCACGCGCTTGGCTTCCTCGGCGTAGAATTCGATATAGGAGGCGGCGTAATCGATCTCGCCCAGGGCCTCGGCATAGGGCTTGCCCTGTTCGCTGGTGAGGATGGTGGCGAGATCGGCGCGGGCGGCCATGATCAGCTCGAACCATTTGCGCAGCACGGCACTGCGGTCCTTGGCGGTGCGGGCGGCCCAGGGGTGGAAGGCAGCGGCGGCGGCTTCAACGGCAAGCGTGGCTTCGGTGGCGCCGTGATTGGGGACATGGCCGAGAACTTCGCCATTGGCCGGGTTGGTCACCGGAAGGCTCGCCGCGCCGGTGAACTGGCCGTTGATGAAACTCTGCGACCGCAACAGGGTCGGATCGGTCAGGGCGCGCATGGGACCTCCTATTCGATATGAGCCGCGACAAGGGCTTTTTCGAGCTTGGCCAGGCCTTCGGCCAGCACGGCGTCGGAAATGGTCAGCGGATTGAGAACGCGGATGGTGTTGCCATGGATGCCGCAGGACAACAATACGAGGCCCTCGTCGAGCGCTGATGCAATGACCCGTTTGGTCGCGGCGGCATCGGGTGCGCCCTGGCGGTCGAGAATGTCGAAAGCGATCATGGCGCCGGGGCCGCGAATGGCCGCGATTGGTACGGCGTTTTTATTATTCGCTATATTTTGCAATGACTTACGAATTTCATCGCCGATGATATCGGCGCGCTGCAGCAGGCCTTCCCCGGCGATGACGTCGAGGACAGCGAGGGCCGCGGCGCAGGCGACGGGGCTGCCGGCATAGGTGCCGCCCAGCCCGCCCGGCTCGGCCGCATCCATGATGGAGGCCCGGCCGATGACACCCGACAGCGGGAAGCCGCCGGCCAGCGACTTGGCTACGGTCACCAGGTCAGGCTCGACGCCGGAATGCTCGATGCCGAACATTTTTCCGGTGCGGGCAAAGCCGGTCTGCACTTCATCGGCGATCAGGACGATGCCGTGGGTGTCGCAGGTTTTGCGCAGAGTCTGCAGCAATTCGGTGGGGGCGGGGAGAAAGCCGCCTTCGCCCTGCACCGGCTCGATGATGATGGCGGCGACGTCACTGGGGGATATGTCGGCGCGGAACAGGGTTTCGAGCGCCTTGAGCGTATCGGAAACGCTGACGCCATGGCTCGACGCCGGGAAGGGCAGATGGTAGATGGCGGGCGGGGCGACACCGAACTTGACCTTATAGGGCGCGACCTTGCCGGTGAGCGCCATGGTCAGCGTGGTGCGGCCGTGAAAGCCGCCGCTAAAGGCGATGACGCCGGGACGGCCGGTAGCGGCGCGGGCGATTTTGACTGCGTTTTCAACGGCTTCCGCGCCGGTCGAAAGCAGCAGCGACTTGGCCGGGGCTTTGAACGGGGCCAGCGCATTGAGCTTTTCGCAGAGCTCCACATAGGGCTCATAGGGCAGGATCTGGAAGGCGGTGTGGGTGAACCGCTCGAGCTGCGCGGCCACGGCGGCCATCACCTTGGGGTGGCGGTGACCGGTATTGAGCACGGCAATGCCGCCGGCAAAATCGATATAGCGCTTGCCCTCGATATCCCAGATTTCGGCGTTTTCGGCGCGCTGGGGATAAACGGGAAAGGCATTGGCAAGACCGCGCGGGATGGCGGCCATGCGGCGGTTCTGCAGGGCAGCATTGGACTGCATTTGTGTCACTCACAGGGGCAATTGGTTAGCAGACTGTTAGCCTCCAGCGTAGCATCGGAGTAGCAGATTGATTTGGGCAGAGTGGTGCATTAAAGCTTCCACTCATGAGTGCCGATGGACCGAACCTGCCACCCCTGATCATGCTGCGCGCCTTCGAGGCGGTGGCCCGCATGGGCAGCATGCGCAAGGCGGCCGACGATATCGGGGTGAGCCACACCGTGGTGAGCCGGCATGTGCGCAATCTCGAACATTGGCTGGGACAGGCCCTGGTGACAGCGACGCCGCGGGGGGTGGTGCTGACGGCACAGGGCGAGGCGCTGTTCGCCGCGACCAGCCGGGCCTTTCGCATCATCGCCAATGCGGCGGCCGAGTTGCGCCCGGCCTCGCGCCGAACGTCCTTGCGCATCTGGTGCATGCCGGGGCTGGCGACGCGCTGGCTGACGCCGCGCCTCTCGGCGATCGAGGCGGCCATGGGCAATGTCGATTTCAGCCTGCGGGCCATCGACCGGCTGCCGGACTTTGCCGCGGGCGAAGCCGACCTGATGATCGGCTTTGGCAGTTTCGACCGCTTGCCGCCGGGGGCCGAACGATTGCTGATGCCGCGCATGTTTCCGGCGGCAAGCCCGGACTGGATCGCACGGCATGGCGCGCCCAAGGACCTCAGCGAACTGGCGCGGGCGCCGCTGATCCAC
Protein-coding regions in this window:
- the gabT gene encoding 4-aminobutyrate--2-oxoglutarate transaminase, whose translation is MQSNAALQNRRMAAIPRGLANAFPVYPQRAENAEIWDIEGKRYIDFAGGIAVLNTGHRHPKVMAAVAAQLERFTHTAFQILPYEPYVELCEKLNALAPFKAPAKSLLLSTGAEAVENAVKIARAATGRPGVIAFSGGFHGRTTLTMALTGKVAPYKVKFGVAPPAIYHLPFPASSHGVSVSDTLKALETLFRADISPSDVAAIIIEPVQGEGGFLPAPTELLQTLRKTCDTHGIVLIADEVQTGFARTGKMFGIEHSGVEPDLVTVAKSLAGGFPLSGVIGRASIMDAAEPGGLGGTYAGSPVACAAALAVLDVIAGEGLLQRADIIGDEIRKSLQNIANNKNAVPIAAIRGPGAMIAFDILDRQGAPDAAATKRVIASALDEGLVLLSCGIHGNTIRVLNPLTISDAVLAEGLAKLEKALVAAHIE
- a CDS encoding LysR substrate-binding domain-containing protein; translated protein: MSADGPNLPPLIMLRAFEAVARMGSMRKAADDIGVSHTVVSRHVRNLEHWLGQALVTATPRGVVLTAQGEALFAATSRAFRIIANAAAELRPASRRTSLRIWCMPGLATRWLTPRLSAIEAAMGNVDFSLRAIDRLPDFAAGEADLMIGFGSFDRLPPGAERLLMPRMFPAASPDWIARHGAPKDLSELARAPLIHEESRQQWTDWFEAMGFALRGELRGPRLWDANLGFDAALAGQGIALVTRLTAGAEIDDGRLVEILTSTVRLGGYYLVKAPQRVDDPVLARFERWLEENLPLD
- a CDS encoding NAD-dependent succinate-semialdehyde dehydrogenase, with amino-acid sequence MRALTDPTLLRSQSFINGQFTGAASLPVTNPANGEVLGHVPNHGATEATLAVEAAAAAFHPWAARTAKDRSAVLRKWFELIMAARADLATILTSEQGKPYAEALGEIDYAASYIEFYAEEAKRVAGELLPSHRADARIMVLRQPIGVVAAITPWNFPAAMITRKIAPALAAGCTVVLKPAPETPLTALALAELAQRAGFPAGAVNVLTGDAIAIGGVLTSHPKVRLVGFTGSTEVGKILMRQAASTVKKVALELGGNAPFIVFDDADIDAAVEGAILSKFRNMGQTCVCTNRIYVQDKVHDAFVEKLIAKVRALKVGDGFAEGVVQGPLITEDAVEKVETHIADALAKGASLELGGKRHELGQTFFEPTVLTGVTGDMVLAQEETFGPLAPVFRFTTEDEVIEAANATETGLAAYFYSQNAARLFRVMERLEYGMVGINTGLISTELAPFGGVKESGNSREGSAHGLLEFTELKYACVGGL